In Solanum pennellii chromosome 7, SPENNV200, the following are encoded in one genomic region:
- the LOC107026195 gene encoding probable inactive purple acid phosphatase 27, with protein MRNQLYLLLLSVFMLITLNKSVHILAQNYITFEKQKHTHGDMQPMEQPLSAIQIHKTILALTKFASIHVQGPKILGSKGEDFEWVKINLRNANPTDDDWVGVFSPAKFNESICVPVTKDEKKYGAPFFCTAPLKFKYANYQNANYTKTGRTSLKFRLINQRGDFSFAFFSGGVSNPKLISISNYVAFANPKAPLYPRLALGKSWDIMTVTWTSGYNIDEAIPFVEWGWKGQEQKRSPAGTLTFHRNSMCGTPARSVGWRDPGFIHTSFLKDLWPNMEYTYKLGHMLNSGSIVWSKQYSFKSPPFPGQESLQRIVIFGDMGKQERDGSNEYANYQPGSLMTTDTLVKDLDNIDAVFLIGDLPYANGYLSQWDQFTAQVEPIASRVPFMIASGNHERTWENSGSLYNGLDSGGECGVPAETLYYVPAENRAKFWYAADYGMFHFCIGDTEHDWREGSEQYKFIEQCFASANRHKQPWLIFAAHRVLGYSSNEWYAKEGSFEEPMGREHLQKLWQKYKVDMAFFGHVHNYERVCPIYQNQCVNKETSHYSGVVNGTIHVVVGGGGAHLNRFTTINTTWSLFKDYDYGFVKLTAFDQSNLLFEYKKSKDGKVYDSFTISRDYKDVLACVHDGCEPTTLAS; from the exons atgaggAACCAATtgtatttgttacttttaagTGTTTTTATGTTGATCACTTTGAATAAAAGTGTTCATATTTTAGCTCAAAATTACATTACTTTTGAGAAACAAAAACATACACATGGTGATATGCAACCAATGGAACAACCATTATCTGCAATTCAAATCCACAAAACTATTCTTGCACTAACTAAATTTGCCTCCATTCATGTTCAAGGACCTAAaattcttggctctaag GGTGAAGATTTTGAATGGGTTAAAATAAACCTAAGAAATGCAAATCCCACAGATGATGATTGGGTTGGAGTTTTTTCTCCTGCAAAGTTCAA TGAATCCATTTGTGTCCCAGTTAccaaagatgaaaaaaaatatggagctCCATTTTTTTGTACTGCCCCCTTAAAG TTCAAATATGCAAATTACCAAAATGCCAACTACACAAAGACTGGGAGGACTTCATTGAAATTTCGTCTAATTAATCAGCGTGGGGATTTttcctttgccttcttctcgGGCGGTGTGTCAAAC CCTAAGTTGATCAGCATCTCAAATTACGTTGCATTTGCCAATCCAAAAGCGCCTCTTTATCCGCGTCTTGCTCTTGGCAAGTCATGGGATATT ATGACGGTTACTTGGACGAGTGGTTACAACATAGACGAGGCTATTCCATTCGTCGAATGGGGTTGGAAGGGCCAAGAACAAAAGCGCTCCCCTGCAGGGACACTCACATTTCATCGGAACAGCATGTGTG GAACACCTGCAAGAAGTGTAGGATGGCGCGATCCTGGATTCATACATACAAGTTTCCTTAAAGATTTGTGGCCAAACATGGA GTACACATACAAGTTAGGTCACATGTTAAATAGTGGTTCAATTGTTTGGAGCAAGCAATATTCTTTTAAATCTCCTCCTTTTCCGGGGCAAGAGTCATTGCAACGTATCGTGATATTTGGAGATATGGGGAAG CAAGAGCGCGATGGTTCAAATGAATATGCTAATTATCAGCCAGGTTCACTTATGACAACTGACACCCTTGTTAAAGACCTTGATAACATTGACGCGGTTTTCCTTATTGGAGATCTCCCCTATGCAAACGGATATCTCTCACAATGGGATCAATTTACCGCGCAAGTAGAGCCAATAGCATCACGAGTACCTTTCATGATTGCAAG TGGTAATCATGAAAGAACTTGGGAGAACAGTGGATCATTATATAACGGTCTAGACTCGGGTGGAGAATGTGGTGTACCAGCTGAAACATTGTACTATGTTCCCGCGGAAAACAGAGCTAAGTTCTGGTATGCAGCTGATTATGGGATGTTCCACTTCTGTATAGGAGACACTGAGCATGATTGGAGAGAGGGCTCTGAACAGTACAAGTTCATCGAGCAATGCTTTGCgtcagcaaatagacataaaCAACCTTGGTTGATTTTCGCTGCTCATCGTGTTCTTGGTTACTCATCCAATGAATGGTATGCTAAAGAAGGATCATTTGAAGAGCCCATGGGAAGGGAGCATTTGCAAAAGCTCTGGCAAAAGTATAAGGTTGATATGGCATTCTTCGGGCACGTTCATAACTATGAAAGAGTTTGCCCCATTTACCAG AATCAATGTGTGAACAAAGAGACATCACACTACTCTGGCGTAGTGAACGGAACGATTCATGTGGTTGTTGGTGGAGGAGGAGCTCATTTGAATAGATTCACTACCATTAACACGACATGGAGTTTGTTCAAAGATTATGATTATGGATTTGTGAAACTCACAGCATTTGACCAATCTAACCTTCTCTTTGAGTACAAGAAGAGCAAAGATGGTAAAGTGTATGATTCTTTTACAATCTCAAGAGACTATAAGGATGTCTTAGCATGTGTCCATGATGGTTGTGAACCAACTACTTTGGCTAGTTAA
- the LOC107024743 gene encoding histone-lysine N-methyltransferase ASHH1-like translates to MVHSVEDKSNVVQLPEGVTPFIHITQNVFLRRKHKKLKEDDIAICQCKYDTSNPKSACVDRCLNVLTNTECTPGYCQCGDSCNNQMFQQREYAKTKLFRTNERGWGLLADENIKAGQFIIEYCGEVISSEAAKKRSYVYEAHEVKETYMISLDTNYVIDSTRKGNFSRFLNHSCRPNCETRKWTVLGETRLGIFAMKDISVGKELTINYYFEWYAGATVRCLCGAANCCIFLGAKSQRFKEYNHVWKDGNDRYKVEQSNKSHKNYNIGSGSTTKMKSQRIPKWKKLRNIYPNESSNLLVVSKSSKEAREEVTNYEGI, encoded by the exons ATGGTGCATTCAGTCGAAGACAAAAGCAATGTG GTTCAACTGCCAGAAGGAGTAACGCCATTTATTCATATTACtcaaaatgtatttttaagACGAAA ACATAAGAAACTGAAAGAAGATGATATTGCTATTTGTCAATGCAAGTATGATACTAGCAATCCTAAAAGTGCGTGTGTGGATAGATGTTTGAATGTACTAACCAACACTGAATGTACACCGGGATACTGTCAGTGTGGTGATAGTTGCAATAATCAG ATGTTCCAGCAACGTGAATATGCAAAAACTAAGTTGTTCAGGACTAACGAACGTGGTTGGGGTCTTTTAGCTGATGAGAATATAAAGGCAGGACAGTTCATCATTGAGTACTGCGGAGAAGTGATATCTTCTGAAGCAGCAAAAAAACGATCTTATGTTTATGAAGCTCATG AGGTCAAGGAAACGTACATGATTTCTCTAGATACTAATTATGTCATTGACTCAACGCGAAAGGGAAACTTTTCAAGATTCTTAAATCATTCATG TCGACCAAATTGTGAAACGAGGAAATGGACTGTGTTAGGGGAAACAAGATTAGGAATATTTGCGATGAAGGATATATCTGTTGGAAAGGAGTTgacaattaattattattttgagtgGTACGCGGGTGCAACTGTTCGTTGTCTGTGTGGAGCTGCAAActgttgtatttttttgggtgcCAAGTCTCAACGATTCAAA GAGTACAATCATGTCTGGAAAGACGGGAATGACAG ATATAAGGTGGAACAAAGTAATAAGTCACATAAGAATTATAATATTGGATCTGGCTCAACAACGAAGATGAAGTCTCAACGCATTCCCAAGTGGAAGAAGTTACGGAACATATACCCAAACGAAAGCTCAAATCTTCTAGTCGTAAGCAAGTCATCAAAGGAAGCACGAGAAGAAGTTACCAACTACGAG GGGATATAA